Proteins from a single region of Chitinibacter bivalviorum:
- a CDS encoding EAL and HDOD domain-containing protein: protein MNQEHAFIGRQPILNRQQQIIGYELLFRLNKEAVTADFSSDMQAGTNVLVNTISNMGTDWLVGNKIAFINVAESMLESNFLELLQPQRVVLEIVETTQPSPELLTRLADLRAQGFGIALDDFILTPQTAPMIEFANYIKLDIQQLGLAQVPALSKELRRHPILQVAEKVETKDEFKQCLDIGMDCFQGYYFAHPETLSAKVINPGYANILNLLNMLRNNAEIRDIENALKRDVALSFKLLRYINSAGFGLSCEIQSFRHAVTILGYQKLYRWLTLLLVTAGAETGSPPALLKTAVTRGRLVELLGAHLLDGQDKDNLFIVGMFSLLDVLLDMPMDNILETLILPESVSDALLFRTGIYGPFLELAEACEDPEMSEVPRLCEQLQITPDMLNKAHVQSLNWVEELGV, encoded by the coding sequence ATGAACCAAGAACATGCATTTATCGGGCGCCAGCCTATTCTGAATCGGCAGCAGCAGATTATTGGTTACGAGCTGCTGTTTCGCTTAAATAAGGAAGCAGTCACTGCTGACTTCTCTAGCGATATGCAGGCGGGCACCAATGTTTTGGTCAACACCATATCAAACATGGGGACTGATTGGCTCGTCGGCAATAAAATTGCTTTTATCAATGTCGCTGAATCCATGTTGGAAAGTAACTTCCTCGAGTTACTTCAACCTCAACGAGTTGTGTTAGAAATTGTCGAAACAACTCAACCATCGCCTGAGTTGCTAACCCGACTTGCTGATTTGCGCGCACAAGGGTTTGGGATCGCCCTTGATGACTTCATTTTGACGCCGCAAACAGCGCCGATGATTGAGTTCGCCAATTACATCAAGCTCGATATTCAGCAATTAGGATTGGCTCAAGTTCCAGCGCTTTCAAAGGAATTGCGACGCCATCCTATTTTGCAAGTCGCAGAAAAAGTAGAAACCAAGGATGAATTTAAGCAATGCCTAGACATTGGTATGGATTGCTTCCAAGGTTATTACTTTGCTCATCCAGAGACTTTATCGGCCAAAGTAATCAACCCCGGTTATGCCAACATTCTTAATTTGCTCAATATGTTGCGTAACAATGCAGAAATACGCGACATTGAAAACGCATTAAAACGTGATGTTGCTCTTTCTTTCAAATTGCTGCGTTATATCAACTCAGCAGGGTTTGGCTTGTCATGTGAGATTCAATCATTCCGTCATGCCGTAACGATTTTGGGCTATCAAAAATTATATCGCTGGCTCACCTTGTTGTTAGTTACCGCCGGTGCTGAAACAGGTTCTCCACCTGCTCTACTAAAAACGGCAGTAACACGCGGTCGTCTTGTCGAGTTACTTGGTGCTCATTTACTGGATGGTCAGGACAAGGACAATCTGTTTATTGTTGGTATGTTCTCATTACTTGATGTATTGCTCGACATGCCAATGGATAACATCTTGGAAACCTTGATTCTGCCCGAGTCGGTTAGCGATGCCTTGCTATTTAGAACTGGGATTTATGGTCCATTCCTCGAGTTAGCAGAAGCATGTGAAGACCCCGAAATGTCGGAAGTCCCACGCTTATGCGAACAACTGCAAATTACGCCTGATATGCTCAATAAAGCACATGTGCAGTCACTCAATTGGGTTGAAGAACTAGGGGTTTAA
- a CDS encoding chemotaxis protein CheA, whose amino-acid sequence MSDFAGMEDLLQDFLTESSELLSEVDNKLVELEKRPDDRALLNDIFRGFHTIKGGAGFLNVDAMVGLCHRTENLFDKLRNGELQLNPEIMDEILAATGVVRDMFGAMSQSRLPSPVDPALLQALDDVLEGRQTSNTAAPTTLNIEPTPIQSQPAAPTSVNHAQEQTGHDWQGLYNSLLNETSNQKESSSVIESTAVRIEPVEEANPTQLISEPMLSLKPAAASPVAPRAQATNSQQLATQETTIRIDTVRLDQVLNLSGEIGLTKNRLTTLRTDIMSGKMDGVTLKALDEAIGQLDLLVGDLQNAVMKTRMQPIGRLFQKYPRLARDLARQMGKDVELIISGEETELDKTMLEDLNDPLVHLVRNAVDHGVETTEERIASGKPAKAVVELSATQVGDHIRIEITDDGRGMRPDVIRRKALEKGLIDIETANSLDDKQSLQLIFLPGFSTKDQISSVSGRGVGMDVVKTNIQKLNGRVDIQSVVGDGSRFTISLPLTLAILPVLVVKVCDQPFAVPLAMVREIITIRQEQVQEVSGRATIVVRDEILSVRSLANLIGWQEVQIPQFGVLMQSAEHSFILAVDSFIGRDDVVIKPLQHIRPKGIAGATLSGDGSIVLVLDMEDLLASANADNSAIKTSRFAQQFS is encoded by the coding sequence ATGAGTGATTTCGCAGGCATGGAAGACTTACTGCAGGACTTTTTAACAGAGTCCTCAGAACTACTTTCAGAAGTAGATAATAAGTTAGTTGAACTTGAAAAACGGCCAGACGATCGTGCACTACTTAATGATATCTTTCGCGGTTTTCACACCATTAAAGGTGGTGCAGGATTTTTGAATGTTGATGCAATGGTTGGCCTGTGCCATCGAACAGAAAACCTGTTCGATAAACTGCGTAATGGCGAACTACAACTCAATCCTGAAATTATGGACGAAATCCTTGCCGCTACAGGCGTCGTTCGCGATATGTTTGGAGCGATGTCACAATCACGTCTTCCGTCACCCGTAGATCCCGCACTCTTACAAGCGCTAGACGATGTTCTCGAAGGACGTCAAACATCTAACACGGCAGCGCCAACCACTTTGAATATCGAACCTACACCGATCCAGTCTCAGCCTGCAGCCCCTACTTCGGTCAACCATGCTCAAGAACAAACTGGTCACGATTGGCAAGGACTCTATAACTCCCTATTGAATGAAACTAGCAATCAAAAAGAATCGTCCTCTGTAATAGAGTCTACAGCTGTGCGTATCGAGCCCGTAGAAGAAGCAAATCCAACGCAGTTGATTTCTGAGCCTATGCTCAGCTTAAAACCAGCAGCAGCTTCACCCGTTGCGCCACGTGCTCAAGCCACAAACAGCCAACAATTGGCAACACAAGAAACCACCATTCGTATTGATACCGTCCGACTGGATCAAGTACTCAATTTGTCGGGCGAAATTGGCTTAACTAAAAACCGGCTAACGACCCTTCGCACCGATATTATGTCGGGCAAAATGGATGGCGTTACACTAAAAGCCCTGGATGAAGCAATTGGGCAATTGGATCTTTTGGTTGGTGACCTACAAAATGCTGTGATGAAAACACGGATGCAGCCTATTGGTCGTTTATTCCAAAAATACCCTCGTTTGGCACGCGATTTAGCTCGCCAAATGGGCAAAGATGTTGAATTAATTATTTCCGGCGAAGAAACCGAGCTTGATAAGACCATGCTCGAGGATTTGAACGACCCACTGGTTCACTTAGTAAGAAATGCAGTAGACCACGGGGTTGAAACAACAGAAGAACGCATTGCTTCAGGAAAACCTGCAAAAGCAGTAGTTGAATTATCTGCAACTCAGGTTGGCGACCACATCCGAATTGAAATCACCGATGATGGCCGTGGAATGCGGCCAGATGTAATTCGCAGAAAGGCTCTTGAGAAGGGCTTGATTGACATAGAAACTGCCAATAGTTTGGATGACAAGCAATCTTTGCAACTCATCTTCTTGCCTGGATTCTCAACTAAAGATCAAATATCGAGTGTTTCAGGTCGTGGCGTAGGGATGGATGTTGTCAAAACGAATATTCAAAAGTTGAATGGTCGGGTTGATATTCAATCGGTAGTTGGGGACGGCTCTCGCTTTACCATATCTTTGCCACTGACCCTAGCAATTCTGCCCGTATTGGTAGTAAAAGTGTGCGATCAACCATTTGCAGTTCCATTGGCCATGGTTCGCGAAATTATTACTATCCGCCAAGAGCAAGTACAAGAAGTGTCAGGCAGAGCAACGATTGTTGTTCGTGATGAGATTTTGTCGGTTAGATCACTAGCCAATTTGATTGGCTGGCAAGAAGTACAGATCCCTCAATTTGGTGTACTAATGCAATCTGCCGAACACTCGTTTATTTTGGCTGTTGACAGCTTTATTGGTCGTGATGATGTTGTGATCAAACCGTTACAGCACATTCGCCCTAAAGGTATTGCAGGTGCAACCTTATCTGGTGATGGTTCGATCGTATTGGTCTTGGATATGGAAGATCTGCTTGCTTCCGCTAATGCCGATAATTCAGCCATCAAGACCTCTCGTTTTGCTCAACAGTTCTCTTGA
- the cheZ gene encoding protein phosphatase CheZ — MSDPAMQGGDSVDLEALFDSIVQANQTDTVESATPTAQAATSEAQTTSEMAEPAKSMFSHIGHLTRKLHDTLCELGLDKSLESAASSIPDARDRLSYVATMTEQAAERTLNALDVAKPLQDSITEQSTALSREWDRFFAKELSVDEFKHLVERTRAHLATTTKQSEQVSNQMLEIMMAQDFQDLTGQVIKKVLVMAKEMESHLLDFLLMFNPTAKTEDTGLLNGPVVKSEGRTDVVTNQEQVDDLLESLGF, encoded by the coding sequence GTGAGTGATCCAGCAATGCAAGGCGGTGATTCCGTAGATTTAGAAGCACTTTTCGACAGCATCGTACAGGCAAATCAGACTGACACTGTTGAATCAGCAACGCCCACAGCTCAAGCGGCTACTTCAGAAGCACAAACGACATCAGAAATGGCCGAACCAGCCAAATCAATGTTTTCTCATATCGGCCATCTGACACGTAAATTACATGACACGCTTTGCGAGTTAGGCCTAGATAAATCTCTTGAATCAGCTGCCAGCTCAATTCCTGATGCACGTGATCGCTTATCGTATGTCGCTACAATGACTGAGCAAGCAGCAGAAAGAACCCTTAATGCACTTGATGTTGCCAAACCATTGCAAGATAGTATTACCGAACAATCCACAGCATTATCTAGAGAATGGGATCGCTTTTTTGCTAAAGAATTGTCTGTAGACGAATTCAAGCATTTGGTTGAAAGAACACGAGCCCACCTCGCAACTACGACAAAGCAATCAGAGCAAGTAAGCAACCAAATGCTCGAGATTATGATGGCACAAGACTTCCAAGATCTAACGGGTCAAGTAATTAAAAAAGTCTTGGTCATGGCAAAAGAGATGGAATCTCATTTGCTAGATTTTCTGTTGATGTTTAATCCAACAGCAAAAACGGAAGACACGGGCCTTTTAAACGGACCAGTCGTGAAATCCGAAGGTCGTACTGACGTTGTAACAAATCAAGAGCAAGTTGACGACTTATTAGAAAGCCTCGGCTTCTAA
- the cheY gene encoding chemotaxis response regulator CheY, translating to MADQNMRFLVVDDFSTMRRIVRNLLKELGFTNVDEAEDGQVALHKLKNGQFEFVVTDWNMPNMTGIELLKAIRSDAQLKHLPVLMVTAEAKKENIIEAATAGASGYVVKPFTAATLDEKLKKIFANMSK from the coding sequence ATGGCAGATCAGAACATGCGTTTTCTCGTGGTAGACGATTTTTCTACCATGCGTCGCATTGTCCGAAATCTTCTAAAGGAACTCGGATTTACTAATGTTGACGAGGCTGAAGATGGTCAGGTCGCACTACATAAACTAAAAAACGGGCAATTTGAATTTGTTGTAACCGATTGGAATATGCCAAATATGACAGGAATTGAATTGCTTAAAGCAATTCGTTCTGATGCCCAGCTCAAACACCTCCCTGTGTTGATGGTGACGGCAGAAGCTAAAAAAGAAAATATCATTGAAGCAGCAACTGCAGGTGCAAGTGGTTATGTAGTTAAACCATTTACAGCAGCTACACTCGATGAAAAGCTCAAAAAGATTTTTGCCAATATGAGTAAGTAA
- a CDS encoding chemotaxis protein produces the protein MSKSEQTNLLDTVDARTKLAGSNKMEILLFTLGTREIFGINVFKVREVSQTPKITKTPNMPHGVEGVLSLRGNIIPVIALARFVATQEMPTGDTTSTMIVTEFSKHTQAFLVHDVDRIIRVDWDKVRAPETMLAGNQALITAITELPDGKLVSILDVEQILATVIGEPVIPDLPTSHISPETFMFFVDDSLVARKEIVSVLDKIGVKYHQANNGKEAWDKLQNLANRAVHDGEYLKDKLKLILVDAEMPEMDGYVLTKHIKSDHRFQGIPVVMHSSLSSNANRAMGASVGVDAYVAKFDPFILADTLSPLLAN, from the coding sequence ATGAGCAAGTCTGAACAAACAAATTTACTCGATACAGTTGATGCGCGCACCAAGCTTGCAGGCTCCAATAAAATGGAAATTCTGTTGTTTACGCTCGGTACTAGAGAAATATTTGGAATTAATGTATTCAAGGTTCGTGAAGTTTCCCAGACACCCAAAATAACCAAAACACCTAATATGCCCCATGGCGTAGAGGGGGTATTGTCTCTACGCGGCAATATCATTCCAGTCATCGCTCTTGCACGGTTTGTTGCGACCCAAGAAATGCCGACAGGCGACACCACCAGCACAATGATCGTGACTGAGTTTTCTAAACATACTCAAGCATTTCTGGTTCACGATGTGGATCGTATTATTCGTGTTGACTGGGACAAAGTTCGGGCACCTGAAACTATGCTCGCAGGAAATCAGGCATTAATTACTGCAATCACTGAATTACCAGATGGAAAATTAGTATCAATTTTAGATGTTGAACAAATTCTAGCTACCGTGATCGGTGAGCCCGTTATTCCTGACCTACCTACTTCACATATCAGCCCTGAGACGTTTATGTTTTTTGTTGATGATTCTTTGGTCGCACGCAAAGAAATCGTCAGTGTTCTTGATAAAATTGGCGTGAAATACCATCAAGCTAACAATGGCAAAGAGGCATGGGATAAATTGCAAAACCTTGCCAATCGTGCTGTTCACGATGGCGAGTATTTGAAAGATAAACTCAAATTAATTCTTGTTGATGCTGAAATGCCAGAAATGGATGGTTATGTATTAACTAAACATATTAAATCAGATCATCGCTTCCAAGGTATTCCAGTTGTTATGCACTCTTCACTATCTTCAAACGCAAATCGCGCTATGGGTGCAAGTGTTGGAGTTGATGCCTACGTAGCTAAGTTTGACCCATTTATTCTAGCAGATACTTTAAGCCCTCTTTTGGCCAATTAA
- a CDS encoding chemotaxis protein yields MSELLKNIDARTKLAGTNKLEILLFTLGLDQRSGRRETFGINVFKVREVMRTPEITQAPDMPSSVEGMVSLRGSLVPVIDLARYAGIQTESRPEIMIVSEYNGHTQGFLVEAVDTILRLDWSVMRVPPDMLTMQMGGLVTAVTELENGKLVMMLDVEKVLAETTQNSNRVDTSTVIQNQKVINKTVFFADDSLVARSQIEQTLDAMDIRHIHAINGKRAWDELLRIAQAAEIQGVAVKDMIHLVLTDVEMPEMDGYMLTKQIKSDPRFAGIPVLMHSSLSGLSNQKLGQSVGVDGYVAKFEPHKLSQSIANFLLRNETSN; encoded by the coding sequence GTGTCAGAACTTCTCAAAAATATTGATGCACGGACCAAACTAGCCGGCACAAACAAGCTAGAGATTCTGCTGTTCACACTGGGCTTAGATCAACGCTCAGGTCGACGCGAAACATTTGGCATTAATGTGTTCAAAGTTCGTGAAGTAATGCGTACACCTGAAATTACCCAAGCTCCAGACATGCCGTCTTCCGTAGAAGGTATGGTCAGCCTGCGCGGCTCATTAGTGCCAGTCATTGATTTAGCACGCTACGCAGGCATTCAAACCGAAAGCCGACCAGAAATTATGATCGTATCTGAGTACAACGGTCACACCCAAGGTTTTTTAGTTGAAGCTGTTGATACTATTTTGCGACTCGATTGGTCTGTTATGCGAGTACCGCCCGATATGCTAACCATGCAAATGGGTGGACTAGTCACTGCGGTGACAGAGCTAGAAAATGGCAAGCTAGTCATGATGCTTGATGTAGAAAAGGTGCTAGCAGAAACAACGCAAAATAGCAATCGGGTCGACACATCAACCGTGATTCAAAATCAGAAAGTGATCAATAAAACTGTATTTTTTGCTGATGACTCCCTAGTAGCAAGAAGTCAGATTGAACAGACCCTCGATGCAATGGACATCCGGCACATACATGCAATCAATGGGAAAAGAGCGTGGGATGAGCTTCTTCGAATCGCACAAGCAGCAGAAATTCAAGGTGTCGCAGTTAAAGATATGATCCATTTAGTACTTACCGATGTTGAAATGCCAGAAATGGATGGATATATGCTGACAAAACAAATTAAAAGCGACCCACGCTTCGCAGGTATACCAGTCCTAATGCACTCATCTTTGTCTGGCTTATCAAATCAAAAACTAGGACAGTCAGTCGGTGTAGATGGATACGTTGCTAAATTTGAGCCACATAAATTATCGCAAAGTATTGCAAATTTTTTATTGCGCAATGAAACAAGCAACTAG
- a CDS encoding sensor histidine kinase, with protein sequence MASEDQQINSKELEEAFALFTEASHQLSNAYAVLQQDVASLTEQLAVANGNLKQQYEEKAVLSRRLSLLLDRLPAGVLEVSELGLIVRCNERALDLLGRSLDGLNWDEFFYRHFTVTSETTIYEFNAEAIKKYFTIEQVKISEEAVSVVLLHDVSSAVEMREILARNERLVAMGQMAAGLAHQLRTPMAAALLYVGHLQREQLLEADRIKFAAKATERLKRLEVLVQNMLLFVRGQPQEVSSVSIGEVVQDALAEVRSIFEPSGLQIDLQNNLVDTKVLANFKELSGAIGNLLENACQASKPGQHVICKLELNAGQVEISIIDSGVGIPKATLERLFEPFFTTRKGGTGLGLAIVRNLISSYGGEVSVTSTPNFGSVFKICLPRVLEATNVSGQG encoded by the coding sequence GTGGCAAGCGAAGACCAGCAAATCAATTCCAAGGAGCTTGAAGAGGCATTTGCTCTTTTTACCGAAGCTTCTCATCAATTATCAAATGCTTATGCAGTTTTGCAGCAGGATGTTGCGTCACTAACAGAACAGTTAGCCGTTGCAAATGGCAATCTAAAGCAGCAGTATGAAGAGAAGGCTGTGTTGTCCCGGCGACTCAGTTTGCTGCTTGATCGATTGCCTGCTGGGGTGCTAGAGGTCTCTGAGTTGGGCCTGATTGTTCGCTGTAATGAACGCGCACTGGACTTGTTGGGCCGCTCGCTTGACGGATTGAACTGGGATGAGTTTTTTTACCGCCATTTCACTGTAACTAGCGAAACTACCATCTACGAGTTTAATGCAGAAGCAATAAAAAAATATTTCACTATTGAACAGGTAAAGATTTCTGAAGAAGCCGTTTCTGTTGTGCTTTTGCACGACGTCAGTTCAGCAGTGGAGATGCGCGAAATTTTGGCGCGTAATGAGCGCTTAGTTGCAATGGGGCAGATGGCAGCTGGGTTAGCGCATCAGCTTAGAACGCCGATGGCTGCAGCTTTATTGTATGTTGGTCATTTACAAAGAGAGCAATTGCTAGAGGCTGATCGCATTAAATTTGCGGCTAAAGCAACTGAGCGTTTAAAGCGCCTTGAAGTCTTAGTGCAAAATATGCTGCTTTTTGTGCGCGGGCAGCCGCAGGAGGTCTCATCTGTGTCAATTGGTGAGGTGGTGCAAGACGCGTTGGCAGAGGTAAGGTCTATTTTTGAGCCATCAGGGTTGCAAATTGATCTGCAAAATAACTTGGTTGATACCAAAGTATTAGCCAACTTTAAAGAGCTCAGTGGTGCAATTGGCAACTTACTAGAGAACGCATGCCAAGCGTCTAAACCGGGGCAGCACGTTATCTGCAAATTAGAACTAAATGCGGGGCAAGTAGAAATCTCGATTATTGATTCGGGAGTTGGTATTCCAAAGGCAACCCTTGAGCGCCTATTCGAGCCATTTTTTACGACGCGTAAGGGTGGAACGGGTTTAGGGCTTGCAATCGTTCGTAATTTAATTTCAAGCTATGGTGGTGAGGTAAGTGTTACCTCAACTCCAAATTTCGGTAGTGTTTTTAAGATTTGCTTGCCTCGCGTGCTAGAGGCAACTAATGTGTCAGGACAAGGGTAA
- a CDS encoding STAS domain-containing protein, with the protein MTPTVQIEGSVGRVILSGQFDFSAHREFRQVCESIITNPDIKEVLVDFQNVNYLDSSALGMLLLLKEKISAASKTLALVNCRDTVKQVLEIACFGKIFTIR; encoded by the coding sequence ATGACTCCTACGGTACAAATTGAAGGCAGTGTAGGCCGAGTGATCTTGTCGGGGCAGTTTGATTTCAGTGCTCATCGTGAGTTTCGCCAAGTGTGTGAATCTATCATCACCAATCCAGACATTAAAGAAGTCCTCGTAGACTTTCAAAATGTAAACTACCTGGATAGTTCAGCACTGGGCATGTTGCTTCTGTTGAAGGAAAAAATTTCTGCGGCGAGCAAAACACTCGCTCTGGTGAACTGCAGAGATACCGTGAAGCAAGTACTAGAAATCGCTTGTTTCGGTAAGATTTTTACAATTCGCTGA
- a CDS encoding SpoIIE family protein phosphatase, with protein sequence MKILVVDDTEAILLLISRFVEALGHQAILARNGQEAIDVWRAERPDLVLMDVMMPIMSGPEAAVQIKAESGATWVPIVFVTGVGEENALADAIERGADDYINKPVNFRVLEAKLKAFGRTLDLNRKVREQSQTLADYYEHAEEEKRVVRHLMEQMVNSERLADPQFEYWLSPAESLSGDLIAAARTPGQALHILLADGIGHGLTAALNVLPLTQPFYSMTEKGYSISDILFEMNSKVRQVLPIGRFVCVALISIDEVGGTVEVWNGGMPPIQVLNAQGEVSRVCNSGNLPLGIVPSHSLDLVPERLYFKEPGFIVAYSDGLVEARNKQKAEFGLDALLATLAKSSKDSMIANVQAELSEFLAGEQHHDDVSLVVAQFGVDGLELNKAAPVETNVEKFEDISPQFSQTADCNWRYSLILSAQELRYLNTIPFMMSFVKEIKTLTHVQSDVFLILTELFVNALDHGLLLMDSKMKSDPDGMESYLAQRAERLANLQEGKIEIDLMGLKYKDSEVLKIRLKDSGLGFDWADTYNANDKSAIPSDSFGRGVTLVRALAMKVQYIGLGNEVEVYYMPPKAT encoded by the coding sequence ATGAAGATCTTAGTCGTTGACGATACCGAGGCGATACTTTTACTCATCTCTCGATTTGTTGAGGCTTTAGGTCATCAAGCTATCTTGGCTCGAAACGGCCAAGAAGCCATTGATGTATGGCGAGCTGAACGTCCAGATCTGGTATTAATGGATGTCATGATGCCCATTATGTCTGGCCCCGAAGCTGCGGTGCAGATCAAAGCTGAGTCGGGTGCAACTTGGGTGCCCATTGTTTTTGTGACTGGGGTCGGCGAAGAAAATGCACTGGCGGATGCAATTGAGCGCGGTGCAGATGACTACATCAATAAACCAGTCAATTTTCGTGTTCTTGAGGCCAAGCTCAAAGCCTTTGGGCGTACGCTTGACCTGAATCGCAAGGTCAGAGAGCAATCTCAGACCCTTGCTGATTACTATGAACATGCTGAAGAAGAAAAGCGGGTCGTTCGCCATTTGATGGAACAAATGGTCAATTCTGAACGACTTGCTGATCCACAATTTGAATATTGGCTCTCACCCGCCGAGAGCCTGTCTGGCGACTTGATTGCCGCTGCTCGCACTCCAGGTCAAGCTTTGCATATATTGCTTGCCGATGGTATTGGGCATGGGCTCACCGCCGCGCTCAATGTTCTGCCTCTGACTCAACCTTTTTACAGCATGACTGAAAAAGGCTATTCAATCAGCGATATTCTGTTTGAAATGAATAGCAAGGTTCGGCAGGTCTTGCCGATCGGGCGCTTCGTATGTGTCGCTTTAATTTCGATCGATGAAGTGGGCGGCACCGTTGAGGTCTGGAATGGTGGCATGCCACCTATTCAGGTTCTCAATGCGCAAGGAGAGGTGAGTCGCGTTTGCAATTCTGGCAACCTGCCTTTGGGCATTGTGCCATCTCATTCTTTGGATTTAGTGCCTGAACGGCTGTACTTCAAAGAGCCTGGCTTTATTGTGGCTTATTCGGATGGTTTGGTTGAGGCACGAAATAAACAAAAAGCAGAGTTTGGTCTTGATGCGCTGTTAGCGACGTTAGCTAAATCATCTAAAGATTCAATGATTGCGAATGTGCAAGCTGAGTTAAGTGAATTTCTAGCTGGTGAACAGCATCATGATGATGTTTCACTGGTGGTGGCGCAATTCGGAGTCGATGGTTTAGAGCTTAACAAAGCGGCCCCTGTTGAAACTAATGTTGAAAAATTTGAAGATATCTCGCCGCAATTTAGTCAAACGGCCGATTGTAATTGGCGCTATAGCTTGATTTTGAGTGCGCAAGAGCTGCGCTACCTCAATACCATTCCGTTTATGATGTCCTTTGTGAAGGAAATCAAAACCTTAACGCATGTTCAATCAGATGTCTTTTTGATTTTAACTGAGCTTTTTGTGAATGCGCTGGATCATGGTTTATTGTTGATGGATTCAAAAATGAAATCCGATCCTGATGGTATGGAAAGCTATTTGGCACAAAGAGCTGAACGATTAGCGAATTTGCAAGAAGGCAAGATTGAAATTGATTTGATGGGTTTGAAATATAAAGATTCTGAAGTTTTAAAAATCCGCCTCAAAGACAGTGGCCTCGGCTTTGATTGGGCTGATACCTACAATGCTAACGATAAAAGTGCGATTCCATCGGATAGCTTTGGACGAGGTGTCACTTTAGTTCGTGCCCTAGCGATGAAGGTGCAATATATAGGCTTGGGGAACGAAGTTGAAGTGTATTACATGCCACCCAAAGCAACTTAA